One region of Epilithonimonas zeae genomic DNA includes:
- a CDS encoding phytoene/squalene synthase family protein translates to MKKLFDELSYKVSKTTTKQYSTSFSLGILALSPKIRNCIYAIYGYVRLADEIVDSFHGFDKQKLLSRFRDETMLALEEKISLNPILQSFQETVHKYEIDYQLINQFLRSMEMDLHKIDYNSDLYKEYILGSAEVVGLMCLQIFVDGDKEEFEKLKPSAMILGSAFQKVNFLRDMKDDYEILGRTYFPNVDITSFDQNVKSEIEKEIEHEFSQALEGIKKLPNSSRFGVYLAYRYYVSLFNKIKKTSANKIINQRIRISNSRKISLMMGCYVEYKFSI, encoded by the coding sequence ATGAAAAAATTATTTGACGAACTTTCTTACAAAGTAAGCAAAACGACCACAAAACAATACAGCACCAGTTTTTCGTTGGGTATTTTGGCATTGTCACCAAAAATTAGAAATTGTATTTACGCCATTTATGGTTACGTTCGACTGGCAGACGAGATTGTCGATAGCTTTCACGGTTTTGATAAACAAAAATTACTTTCCAGATTTCGAGATGAAACAATGTTAGCTTTGGAAGAAAAAATTTCTCTTAATCCTATTCTGCAGTCGTTTCAGGAAACAGTTCACAAATATGAAATTGATTATCAGTTAATCAATCAGTTTCTCAGAAGTATGGAGATGGATCTTCACAAGATTGATTATAATTCTGATTTGTATAAAGAATATATTCTTGGCTCGGCAGAAGTTGTTGGTTTGATGTGTCTCCAGATTTTTGTTGATGGTGATAAAGAAGAATTTGAAAAATTGAAACCTTCTGCAATGATTTTGGGTTCTGCTTTCCAAAAAGTGAATTTCCTGCGAGATATGAAGGACGATTATGAAATCTTGGGAAGAACTTATTTCCCAAATGTTGATATTACTTCTTTTGACCAAAATGTAAAATCGGAAATTGAAAAAGAAATAGAACACGAATTTTCCCAAGCTTTAGAAGGGATTAAAAAACTGCCTAACTCTTCCAGATTTGGGGTTTACTTAGCTTACAGATATTATGTTTCGTTATTCAATAAAATCAAAAAAACATCAGCCAATAAGATTATTAATCAAAGAATCCGAATTTCTAACAGTCGGAAAATATCATTAATGATGGGCTGTTATGTAGAATATAAGTTTTCCATATAA